One stretch of Armigeres subalbatus isolate Guangzhou_Male chromosome 2, GZ_Asu_2, whole genome shotgun sequence DNA includes these proteins:
- the LOC134213359 gene encoding DNA excision repair protein ERCC-5, with product MGVTGLWKLVEQSGKPVPLETLENKVLAVDISIWLHQVIKGFQDSKGSSLPNAHILGLFHRLCKLMFYRIKPVFVFDGGVPALKKQTIARRNQSKSKYHNEADRLQQLLLETLAKEKVVQQALGSAAQLLVSPSKKPGNSSKAAEEPDEIFKLPELKDDSPFKKNDSSQTDLDESTSSWDEKTSKNYYHLNLNAIDVTSVHFKNLPADVRHDILNDIKETRKQSSWGRLHELPVESNDFSSFQMQRLLKRRTVQVELEEAEKEMGGKCLSLAELEALLSEEGVDTSSSVAAQKIASDENTRFLLVRDVQKAIEKAKIKEEQEKNAPKPPKISKKESMKSEVIDVLDDKEMDEELQLAIKMSLMQDEDPNVMINLEQDEVQMSKQQKQALGGSAMTLARGFMLEYGGMSNDDFRELLHQTQDVDPGEVEQSFTQMFEHNTASVLKGTDDPEDKQSTKQEEEVFISSDTETDSDFIDVPTDDLDDTAPGIMLPLNPSNHMKPLYSTVVDFRLEDLKTKPSGHKVLKVIIEEGKIGSKDEDDIFADVFEQNLAKESNKTEPLLAKKFGEETVSENTKSVAVPIPLVKIKKVDDINASLQQELKRLKAAPIIDLDDIPLNVPIEDYNSEVPKACKSNKPEEVRDIVKQQLEQLKTKALMIDLDEIQLSDSLSKDTSALPTTEPVKISSDTEDSDATIGYSPIKEVQKMLAAADQNRLNVAHINEKEPEPTRQIQPAFDTPKKGTLEHLVVMRTPGSDSKKSEPEENIPNVPKPFFVNKTPTSSSKKKSPSTESTPKKSGKASKELFPEPEPVPSTSRCLQPTVETVIADMAGNLKETKTPLELKKMALNLAQTERELEKEKNRQSRLGTSITEQMQDDCMQLLRLFGVPYIVAPMEAEAQCAFLNQIQITDGTITDDSDIWLFGGQTVYKNFFNQQKLVLEFTAGNIERLFQMDRKKLIQLALLVGSDYTTGISGIGAVTAMEILASFPATPEKEGETSEMMSLLSGLRKFRDWWNHGRNNSVSTRITLKSKLKNIEFTEGFPSSGVVEAYLFPTVDSNKEPFSWGYPEVESLRDFAKQKFGWPQSKFNEVIQPVIKRLDERKSQASIKNYFTVQSAVANNQLKVSKRVQSAVDAMAGKITEEPTKSPKKKVTRKRKPKAGLQEPTSEPTSSEVISLTQDSDEEILAPRKTRARKVAANTSRKAITRSTNEAAAVEAEHLTSDKPSTSLINIGSIISKINDQSAEKLDDEATVVRKKAAKNKIPDFNPAIPQRLKDEEEMVNRKQRAIELFKKSQTVSKAKKSRK from the exons ATGGGAGTAACTGGGTTGTGGAAGCTTGTGGAACAATCGGGCAAACCAGTTCCTCTTGAGACGCTTGAAAACAAGGTGCTTGCTGTTG ATATATCAATCTGGTTGCATCAGGTTATCAAGGGTTTCCAAGATTCGAAAGGAAGTTCCTTACCAAATGCACACATTTTGGGTTTATTTCATCGACTATGCAAGCTGATGTTCTATCGTATCAAGCCCGTATTCGTTTTTGACGGTGGTGTACCAGCTTTAAAGAAACAAACGATA GCCAGGCGCAACCAGAGTAAAAGCAAGTACCACAATGAAGCGGATCGATTGCAACAATTATTGTTGGAAACACTTGCGAAGGAGAAGGTAGTGCAACAAGCATTGGGATCGGCAGCGCAGCTCCTTGTATCGCCTTCGAAGAAACCAGGAAACAGTAGCAAAGCCGCCGAGGAGCCCGATGAGATTTTCAAGTTGCCCGAGCTGAAAGATGATTCGCCCTTCAAGAAAAATGATAGCTCACAGACCGATCTGGATGAAAGCACTAGCTCGTGGGATGAGAAGACATCCAAAAACTACTATCACCTGAATCTTAATGCTATCGATGTGACGAGTGTGCATTTTAAAAACCTACCTGCTGATGTTCGACACGACATTTTGAATGATATCAAAGAGACCAGGAAGCAAAGCTCATGGGGTCGGTTGCATGAGCTTCCAGTGGAAAGCAATGACTTTTCATCGTTCCAAATGCAGCGATTGTTGAAACGACGTACAGTTCAGGTGGAGCTCGAGGAAGCCGAGAAAGAAATGGGAGGAAAATGCCTTTCGCTAGCCGAACTAGAAGCTCTTCTTTCCGAAGAGGGAGTGGATACTTCTTCTAGCGTGGCAGCGCAAAAGATAGCCTCGGATGAAAACACACGATTTCTGCTGGTCAGAGACGTGCAGAAGGCAATCGAAAAGGCAAAAATTAAAGAGGAACAAGAGAAGAACGCTCCAAAGCCTCCTAAAATAAGCAAAAAGGAATCAATGAAGTCGGAAGTGATCGATGTTTTGGATGATAAGGAAATGGATGAAGAATTGCAGCTGGCGATCAAAATGTCGCTGATGCAGGACGAAGATCCGAATGTGATGATCAATCTTGAACAGGATGAAGTACAAATGTCGAAACAGCAGAAGCAAGCACTTGGAGGCTCTGCCATGACCTTGGCTAGGGGTTTCATGTTGGAATACGGTGGTATGTCAAATGACGATTTCCGAGAATTGTTGCACCAAACGCAGGATGTTGATCCGGGCGAAGTGGAGCAATCTTTTACTCAGATGTTTGAGCATAACACCGCTTCTGTGCTCAAAGGAACAGATGATCCAGAAGATAAGCAATCTACAAAGCAAGAGGAAGAAGTTTTTATTTCGTCGGACACCGAAACGGATTCGGACTTTATTGATGTCCCTACAGACGATTTGGATGATACGGCTCCGGGGATTATGTTGCCACTGAATCCAAGTAATCACATGAAACCACTGTACAGTACGGTTGTGGATTTCAGGTTGGAAGATTTGAAGACAAAGCCGAGCGGGCACAAAGTATTGAAAGTGATTATCGAAGAAGGCAAGATTGGGTCGAAAGATGAAGACGATATCTTCGCGGATGTATTCGAACAGAATCTAGCAAAGGAATCAAATAAAACGGAACCCTTGTTAGCCAAAAAGTTTGGGGAAGAAACTGTTTCTGAG aataccAAATCCGTTGCTGTACCGATTCCTTTGGTCAAAATCAAGAAAGTAGACGATATAAATGCTAGTTTACAGCAAGAGCTCAAAAGATTGAAAGCAGCACCAATTATTGACCTTGATGACATACCATTGAATGTTCCTATAGAAGATTACAATTCTGAAGTACCTAAAGCATGTAAAAGCAATAAACCGGAAGAAGTACGTGACATTGTGAAACAACAACTGGAGCAACTCAAAACAAAAGCTCTAATGATAGATTTGGATGAAATACAGTTGAGTGACTCATTGTCAAAGGATACTTCTGCATTACCTACAACTGAGCCCGTTAAAATAAGCTCTGATACAGAAGATAGTGATGCAACGATAGGATATTCGCCAATAAAAGAAGTGCAGAAAATGTTGGCAGCCGCAGATCAAAATCGCCTAAATGTCGCACATATTAACGAAAAAGAACCCGAACCCACAAGGCAAATCCAACCTGCCTTCGATACCCCCAAGAAAGGTACCCTGGAACATTTAGTTGTAATGCGAACTCCCGGTAGTGATTCGAAAAAATCCGAACCTGAAGAAAACATTCCAAATGTCCCAAAGCCTTTTTTCGTCAATAAGACACCCACCTCGTCTTCAAAGAAAAAGTCTCCCTCGACGGAATCAACGCCTAAAAAATCCGGTAAAGCATCCAAAGAGTTGTTCCCGGAACCAGAACCGGTACCATCGACCAGCAGATGTCTTCAACCCACGGTCGAAACCGTCATCGCCGATATGGCTGGCAACCTAAAGGAAACCAAAACACCACTGGAGCTCAAAAAAATGGCTCTCAATCTGGCCCAAACCGAGCGAGagttggaaaaggaaaaaaatcggCAATCACGATTGGGAACGTCCATCACTGAACAAATGCAGGACGATTGTATGCAGTTGCTGCGACTATTCGGTGTCCCATACATCGTTGCCCCAATGGAAGCGGAAGCGCAGTGTGCTTTCCtaaatcagattcagatcacCGATGGCACTATAACCGACGATAGCGATATCTGGCTGTTCGGTGGGCAGACAGTgtacaaaaatttcttcaaccAGCAAAAGCTAGTGCTGGAGTTTACGGCTGGAAACATTGAAAGGTTGTTCCAAATGGACAGGAAGAAGTTGATTCAGTTGGCGCTGTTAGTTGGCAGTGATTACACAACAG GTATCAGTGGTATTGGAGCGGTTACAGCAATGGAAATACTTGCATCCTTCCCCGCCACACCCGAAAAGGAGGGCGAAACATCCGAAATGATGTCGCTTCTCTCCGGGCTACGAAAATTTCGCGACTGGTGGAACCATGGCCGAAACAATTCCGTTAGCACCCGCATTACATTGAAGTCCAAATTGAAAAACATTGAATTTACCGAAGGTTTTCCTAGTTCTGGTGTTGTTGAAGCCTACCTATTTCCCACAGTTGACAGCAACAAGGAACCCTTCTCCTGGGGTTATCCGGAAGTAGAGAGCTTGCGAGACTTCGCCAAACAAAAGTTTGGATGGCCCCAGTCAAAATTCAACGAAGTCATACAGCCTGTAATCAAACGGTTAGACGAGAGAAAATCGCAAGCTTcgatcaaaaattattttacagTCCAAAGTGCTGTCGCTAACAATCAGCTGAAGGTGAGCAAACGTGTGCAGAGCGCCGTGGATGCAATGGCTGGTAAGATAACTGAAGAACCCACGAAGAGTCCCAAGAAAAAAGTCACTCGAAAACGGAAGCCAAAGGCAGGTTTGCAAGAACCTACTTCCGAACCAACCTCTTCGGAAGTTATAAGTTTGACTCAGGACAGCGACGAAGAAATTCTAGCACCAAGGAAAACTAGGGCAAGGAAGGTTGCTGCCAATACCTCCCGAAAAGCCATAACCAGATCTACTAACGAGGCAGCCGCTGTCGAAGCAGAACACTTAACATCTGATAAACCATCCACCTCTTTGATCAACATTGGAAGTATAATTTCGAAAATAAACGACCAATCAGCAGAGAAATTGGACGATGAAGCTACCGTGGTGCGTAAAAAGGCCGCCAAAAATAAGATACCGGATTTCAATCCCGCCATTCCACAGCGTTTGAAGGATGAAGAGGAAATGGTCAACCGCAAGCAACGAGCCATTGAGCTCTTCAAAAAATCGCAAACCGTTTCGAAAGCGAAAAAATCACGCAAATAA